AATCAAGTTAATCGAGACAAACTTTCAATGTAGGTAGGTAGGTACACAGACAGTCAgttggacggatggacagatagacagacagacaaatagatagatagtctTTCAGCCCATGTTTAGCACTACATTTAGACATTTTAGTCTCAAGTTAaagattttgataaaaaaaaaaaaaaaacgaacccAAGTTTGTACAATAACAGTAATTGAAGTACTCAGAGAAACCCTGCATTTCTGGTACACTTTCCAGAGAGAACACAAGCTATGTTTTGTGCTCTTTGTAGGACCAAAATCCACTTTGCCTGTACCACATAATCTCATTCACTCTTCAATCCCTCTTGTCTCTAATTTGTGAAGTACATAATCACACAAACATGCTGTATGTGTGCCTGCATAACTGCTGAGTGCTAACTCAGTAACtatttaaatgttacaaaagAAAAATAGGGCTCAGAGGCAAGAGACTGTCGATAAAAAGTTGTCTTTCAGGTATATTCAAAGAAACTCTGGAAGGTTACACtgggggccaaaagtttggaataatgtacagattttgctcttatggaaagaaatgggtacttttattcactaaagcggcattcaactgatcacaacgtattgtcagaacattaataatgtggaaaattacttttttcagaacttctaaaactatttcaaagagttctcatcctaTAAgtgtagcaatgacagctttgcatatccttggcattctagtgcagatactcaggtgacatttccccccacacttcctgtagcacttgtcatagatgtggctgtctggtgaaactgatgttgagcaggtaaaaatcaatgaagctgtcagctgaggacatgtgaagcgtctatttctcaaacttgagactctgatgtacttatcctcttgtttagttgtacatatggtcttccgcatctctttctgttcttcttagagccagttgtcctttgtctttgaacacTGTGTttaacacctttgtatgaaatcttctgtttttatttagcaatttgaagcattgtaaagccttcattcctcaaaacaatgattgactgacaagtttcagagaaagctgtttctttttttgtcatttttacctaatattgacattaagatatgccagtctattgcatactgtggcagctcaaagacaaacacaaaagacaatgttaatctttATTTAAAGAGTTGCACATGAATATGAGCAAATGTATGTTATGCACATTACTGAAAAACAGCCAAACCAAGTAATGTATTGTCTAGATATGCTTTCCTCTTTCAAatctttaattgtttttatattttgcagTTATCACCAGTGCTGGGAAGGAATGGATCAGATTACAAAAAGTGAGTACTTTAAttgaattatattacattttaaaatgtgcataatctgattacagttactttCATGGATTACATGATTTCATTCTCGATTACATTAACAAACCTGCCAAAGGCGATATCTAGTGTGTCAATTACAATTATTTACGATTAGATTAAATTTAGTCATGATTCGATTTAATAATTTTTgggaaaaaatgtttttttgttttatgtttaatgaAAGGTATGTTAAATTGGCACTTAATTTAAAATCGATGATTAGATTTTTATCAAAGTAATccaaatgtaatcacattacattattttaaaaaaattacattacactttaattttcaatttaaatcatgtaatttgtaatcagaacTGGATTACATTTCAGAGacaatctacccagcactggtaATCACCAAAGTTTCTTTTCACCAGTAATAGATGTTACCCAGAGGACCATTGCAGCCATTTGAATACTTTTTTTGACAGCAGATCACTCCCATAGTAGTAACAAATTTCTCTGTTGATTCCAAAGGCTTTGCGAGGTCATTTCAGGACAATTAAGTTGTTAGAGTAGGCAGTCGGTGGATGTATAGACTTATCAGCAAAGTACGTTAACGACGGAGGGCTGTTAGCAGGAACAGCCGTGTCTGGCGCTCTCATGGGTATGTGCACACTGACAGAAATCCAGGATTCTAGTTGGCAGGCAGCAGAGCACTGTTAGGTGGCAGGAGTCAAATCAAATGAGAGCCAAGCCACTTCAGCACACAATGACAACCCCTGTGTCTCATGAATTAAAGATGACTGCATGAGGAGAGGGTGGAGAcagatagagagggagagagatagcaGCACCAATGGGGGCAAAGACGGATCAACCCCTTGCTATCATACCTCTTTGTGGGCCACGAGCTTGAATAATAAACACAAGTGTTACATCAGAAGCTTATTTAAGTTGCATATGTCTGATATGATGCATGGCGTTGCTGCCTGAAACAACAGTCTGGAGCATGTAGACACGCTTTAACTCGAATGGCTTATGCTGGCGATTTAAAATTAGATAATGAATGACCTCCTTCCTACAAAACGTCACTGTCACATTTAGCTAAGGCTGCTGGGAGATACAGACACCCCAGACATTTGCTCCCAATCTCAGTTTCCTACTTGGATCCAGCGGTTTGATTAGCTAGGGGAGCAAAGGGCCGAGAATATGACGTGAATATGCTCGTAGAGGATGATTTTTCCTGGAATTCTGGATATTTACAAGATACTGTCACTTTGTCATTAGAAAGTCTTGTCGATGCTGTGGAATGATGAATAATTTATACATACCACAAAAGCATACCCACAATAAGACCTGTCTTTAAGTAAGGCGGGCCTGACAAAATATTTGCTTCCTGTATTTAAGAAGTCAAACTGTGAATCCAACAAAGGGCATGTGTTCTGAATTTAGGTCTCACACTTGTCAGCTCTTTTTTTGCGAGCACTGGAACTGTTTTCTAATAGTTTGGTTTATGAGGGCTGGTTTGTGAAGCCAGCATATGGATGTTTCCATTTTAAACTGATCATTAAGGCCCAGTTGCAGTTATTATCTGGAACCAGGAAACATTTTAAGTCAgtctttccacaaaaaaaaacacatgacacTGCAAATGCCTCTGGGTGGAATAAATTATAAAGGCCAGGAAtagaaaacaatgcaaaacataGTTGGACTGGATGTATAGGCTATTACTCTAACAACTAAATTGCTCTGACATGACCATAACCCCTGACCTGAAGGTGTGCACCACAAAAGCACAGATACAAAACGAAATAAAAAGCAAAACCATTTTGAACACTTGAATGTCTACCTAACATTTCTGATGGCCTATTTATGGCATCATCTTTATACCTAAAAGAAATGAAATAAACTGCGTCACTGTAGTGTTTTTAGAGGTTCTAAAAAAATAGTGTTTTAGTTTTTAACGCTCTAATAAAGCACCACGTATGATCTCAAAGCAGATAATGTGTTGTGAAGCAGACACAACATTACCCCAGGCTGCTGGGAGACACGTGTGACGCAACATTATGAAAGCAAGCCTTGTGGGTTTTTTTAAAACCGGTCTTCCAAGAAAGTTTCCACCAAAAATGAATTTGATCAAAGAAAAGCCACAAGACCATGTAAACCGTAAACACAGCACCGGTTTTACATAATAACTGAAGCAACACACCTCGTTCATGTACCATTTTATTGGACTTATTtagaaatacttaaaaaaaaaaaacatgaagtaGCACCATTACTTAAGTTTTACTTTATCATGTAGAACTTCAAATGTCAGAAAAATAAAACTCTTGATACACTTTCAAATCTTGTTTCAGCAAATATAATATTAGTATTTGACCACGAGGTTAAAGGCCgtttatcataaaataaaatatactttgtTTTTAAACTTTGCTCAATAAAGTACATATACGCTCAAGTAACTTCACCTACATATACATAAACAAGTggtaaacaaatgtattaaaatagaaATCCTAAACCTATAGTGGCGCAACAGAACACTGTAATACCCACTGGAATCTAATTCATACAAATTTTTAGAAAGCTTAAATGGTTCCTTTTTGTCTGAACGTACTAAGTTTTATACATTTCGACATTTCGTaataatatagaataaaatatGCTTTATATTACTGAATAGAAAATATGCTGGGTGAAACTGATTCAAAAGACATTTTTGCTGAACTTATAAACCCTCCATCCCAACAGAATACTGTTTAATGCAAGTACACATTTTGTGGTCTGAAATGCCATCCACATTTCgagtgatattaaaataatacagtgttCATTGCCATAAGGCcatactaaaaaataaaaagatatttcaACCCAGCTACAAAAAAGTTCACTGAACTTAAATTAAAATATCTGTAAACATCTTTGCAATACGAAATATAATCTTTCAAgtcaaaaaaagaataaaatacttCAATCTGTATTAATGGCatgaatatttaaaacttttgttTATCTATACATATATATGCAGGATATGTTGCTGTTCCCTCCATCAAATAAGTTTGATCGTAGGCTGCAGTATCTTTTCCACTGTAAGTCTTTGTTCCTGTCAGCCAAGTAGCCATCTAGATTTCAGAACCTCAAGGTCTGCTACCAATACATTCGATCAGCAAAATCAAAAGGCTTATTTAAACTAACAGTCGACAAACTGACTAAGGTACCTCAGGCAAGACCGCTGTCCTTATTGTAACTTCATTAACATTTGTGTACAGTTTCCTAAAACTATTGATTACTAGgctttaatatttaaaacatgcATTAGATGTTGAAAATATTTGTCCCAAGCTACAGTACATTATAAACAAATACACCGGAGCCCTGAAATGGGTGTCCCTTTTTGGATACTGCAGCgctacatacatatgtatatacacatataataacAAAGTTATTAGGATTTCATAAAGCCATAAGAGGACTTTGAGTGTTCCATCATGGTTTGTTACTATTGTAGTCAAGGGGGTGTGTTGTCACTTTACGAAAATATACGTATAGCCTGAGTAACTGAAGCATGGCAGACAGGGCATTTGGGCTCATTTCTTTCGCAGATGCGGTTGGCACACTCCATGCAGAACAAGTTGTGGCCGCATGGCACCAGGGCTGCGATCACTTCGCTTTCGAAGCACACCGAGCAGTCCCGGCTACCCTTGCGGCTCGtcccggaggaggaggaagaggacgaagaagaggaggaggagatggATGAGTCAGAGTGTACACCGGGATGATGAGATCCTGAAAGCGTGGCGATGCCCTTGGACAGTCCGTTGGCGGAGTAGCCTGGGAAGCTGAGGTTGCCCCCACCTGGGTCGCTGCGCACCCTACGCGCCAGTGGGTGTTCCAAGGCGCCGTTGGCTTGGTGCAGGGGTGGGGACAGCCTGGGATGACTGGTGCATCCCAACCCGTTGGCCCTCCGCTGGTTGGCCATCAGCCCATTGGCATTAGTGGAAGCATTGGCAGGAAAAATGGCTGAGGAGGTCGTGGTGGTACTGTTAGTGGCGTTTACACTACGCTCGTACTGTGACCACAACAAGCCCGGCGGTGTAGGGGTGGGGTCAAATCCTGGTAAGGAATCAAAGGTCAGATCAGTGCAATCAGGCGAGATGACCTCACTGCTGTAGACAAATCCATTGGCGTTGCCGTTCAGGtttgtgttgttattgttgttgttgccattGCTGGAGGCAGTGTAGCTGAGGGCGGGGCTTGGAGGACTGTAATCAGCCAGCCTGGAACTGCTGTTGTTGCCGAAGTAAGAATCAGTGGAGGCACTCCCCAGAGAGCTGGAGCTGTCATTGCGGTAGTTGGAGAAAGGCTTGCGACCAGAGGTGGGTGTGACACTGGAGTTGGGTTTGCTCCACAGACTGGCGTTTCCATGCAGGTCAAACCCCACATCTGTGCCGTTGGCGTGGAAGTCATTCTCGTCTGTTAATTCAATGAGGCCACCTGTGCGCATGGCGATGTGTGCTTCGATCTCCTCTCTAGCCCGGTCCACATTCTCTGGCATTCCCGTCACCTCAAACACTGGCTCTTTGTCCCGGCTAGGTGTGACTATGTAAGTGTGCGTCTGCTGCTGGATACGCTTGATGGTGGCCCCCTTGGGTCCGACCACCAGACCGACCACCCGATAAGGCACCCGCACCTGAATGGTGGTCTGACCAGGGAGATTGGGAGGACCGGGCACCGCTGCGCTCCCGTTCAGGGCGCTGTTTTTGTTCCGCGATGCTCTGATCATGGAGAAGTGCTCAGCCGCAGAGATGATCTCCCTCCTAGCCATGGCTACATCCTCTCGCCTGCCTGTCACAACAAAGACCGGCTCCTCTCCCCTCACCGGAGTCTTGATATACGTATTGGTCTTTGCTCGCAGGGCTTTAATTTTGCAACCTACAATTGCgagggaaaaaaaattaataagacAAACAAATACAGATGCTAGAATCTGAATAACAAAAGCATGTTCCCCTATGATGCTGGAATGTGTTCATCTACAAGCAGATGGATGCTTTTGAGGCAAGTGTGAGCACATAGTCCAGGGGACAACAactgtctctttttttctttttggtgcGGCATAAATTCAACCCACATGCTCGGCTACTTGACAAACAGGGTCAAAAATAGCACAAGTAAAAAACACATGCTGAGTTCAAGATTTTCCATAGCAAAACATGAGTTTGACCCAATACACTCAAAATCACGCTTTCAACAACTTAACCCTTTGTATATGCCAAATAACCTATCGCACGTTTCTTCTAAATGTAGATAACAATGGTTACTGTTTATTGGTTAAAAGTATATTCCTGACATATAGGGAATGGGGAGTGTAAACAAAACCCATACAGACAAAGAAACACGCATTGCATAAAGGAAACGGCCCTGCATAATAAATACATGGGAATGTTGTATATCATACGATCATATAATATCTTGTGTTTTGTGCTGTAAGCCAGTGCGGTTGAAAATGATAACCTACATTGCATATGTGCGCTGCCTATACGTGCATCCCGTGtttgtatataataatataaggCATGGCTAAAGCAACACACATACAAGGCTACACACTTGGGTCATTATTATTTCAGTTCAAGTTGAAATAATACCTTGCCTGCCGACAATTTCGGCAACATGCTC
The sequence above is a segment of the Xyrauchen texanus isolate HMW12.3.18 chromosome 2, RBS_HiC_50CHRs, whole genome shotgun sequence genome. Coding sequences within it:
- the LOC127658507 gene encoding RNA-binding protein MEX3B-like, with product MPSSLFADMERSGGLGDALDDQRALQIALDQLSLLPGLDNDEISLYDNEPRKKSVNMTECVPVPSSEHVAEIVGRQGCKIKALRAKTNTYIKTPVRGEEPVFVVTGRREDVAMARREIISAAEHFSMIRASRNKNSALNGSAAVPGPPNLPGQTTIQVRVPYRVVGLVVGPKGATIKRIQQQTHTYIVTPSRDKEPVFEVTGMPENVDRAREEIEAHIAMRTGGLIELTDENDFHANGTDVGFDLHGNASLWSKPNSSVTPTSGRKPFSNYRNDSSSSLGSASTDSYFGNNSSSRLADYSPPSPALSYTASSNGNNNNNNTNLNGNANGFVYSSEVISPDCTDLTFDSLPGFDPTPTPPGLLWSQYERSVNATNSTTTTSSAIFPANASTNANGLMANQRRANGLGCTSHPRLSPPLHQANGALEHPLARRVRSDPGGGNLSFPGYSANGLSKGIATLSGSHHPGVHSDSSISSSSSSSSSSSSGTSRKGSRDCSVCFESEVIAALVPCGHNLFCMECANRICERNEPKCPVCHASVTQAIRIFS